One window of Pectobacterium carotovorum genomic DNA carries:
- a CDS encoding response regulator, giving the protein MRILLIEDDRLIGDGLKAGLNKLGFNIDWFMEGKAGDAALKAAPYDAVVLDLSLPGMDGMDILRQWRQAGHDEPVLILTARDALEQRVEGLQQGADDYLCKPFALTEVAARLQALIRRRHGQLQPTLTHGAVSLEPGSRSVTLNNEPLILKSRELALLELFLLNPNRVLTRAQLEEKLYGWDDDVSSNAVEVHIHHLRKKLGGGFIRTVHGVGYILGDAP; this is encoded by the coding sequence ATGAGAATATTGTTAATCGAAGACGATCGCTTGATTGGTGACGGCCTGAAAGCTGGGTTGAACAAACTGGGCTTTAATATCGACTGGTTTATGGAAGGTAAAGCAGGTGACGCGGCATTGAAGGCTGCCCCCTATGATGCGGTGGTGCTCGATCTCAGCCTGCCGGGCATGGACGGGATGGATATTCTGCGCCAGTGGCGTCAGGCGGGACATGACGAACCGGTGCTGATTCTGACCGCCCGCGATGCGCTGGAACAACGTGTGGAAGGGCTACAGCAGGGTGCCGATGATTATTTATGTAAGCCCTTTGCGCTGACAGAAGTGGCCGCTCGCCTGCAGGCGCTGATTCGCCGTCGTCACGGCCAACTTCAACCGACATTAACGCACGGTGCGGTTTCCCTTGAGCCGGGATCGCGGAGCGTCACCCTTAACAACGAACCGCTAATACTAAAATCTCGCGAACTGGCGTTACTGGAACTGTTTTTGCTCAATCCAAACCGCGTACTCACGCGCGCGCAGTTGGAAGAAAAGCTTTATGGGTGGGATGATGATGTCTCCAGCAACGCGGTAGAAGTGCATATCCATCACCTGCGCAAAAAGCTGGGTGGCGGGTTTATCCGTACCGTGCATGGCGTTGGCTACATTCTGGGAGATGCACCATGA
- a CDS encoding YgiW/YdeI family stress tolerance OB fold protein, producing the protein MKKAAALLAITALISAPAFAAQSGGGFVNPETPAVGTHQGGFTDSQSSLTTVDKAKDLRDDSWVTLRGNIEKRLGDENYLFRDSTGTMEVEIDHKRWNGQMVSPTDKVEISGELDKEFNAVGVDVKQIRKL; encoded by the coding sequence ATGAAAAAAGCAGCTGCGTTACTCGCCATTACCGCTCTGATTTCTGCACCAGCATTTGCTGCACAAAGTGGCGGTGGTTTTGTCAATCCAGAAACACCAGCCGTTGGTACACATCAAGGGGGATTCACCGATTCGCAGAGTTCCCTCACCACGGTAGATAAAGCTAAAGATTTGCGTGATGACAGTTGGGTGACGCTGAGAGGGAATATTGAAAAACGGCTCGGCGATGAAAACTACCTGTTCCGCGATTCAACGGGCACGATGGAAGTCGAGATTGATCACAAACGCTGGAATGGCCAGATGGTTTCACCTACCGATAAAGTGGAAATTTCAGGCGAGTTGGATAAAGAATTCAACGCTGTCGGGGTGGATGTGAAGCAGATTCGTAAACTCTAA
- the qseC gene encoding two-component system sensor histidine kinase QseC, with the protein MNRLSLRLRLIAGFTLLTLICWGVASLLSWYQTRHNINELFDTQQMLFAKRLATMNPDELRIQSTSLPKTKSLVHKDRGKQDDDALAFAIFTRDGKMVLNDGENGKDFIFDYQRNGFTDGRLRDDNDAWRIVWLTTADERYVIAVGQEWEYRQDMTLDIVKTNLMPWLFALPIMLALLFWLVTRELSPLKRITAELQQRSPDESTPLATQHVPQEVRPLVNALNHLFSRISDMLVRERRFTSDAAHELRSPLAALKVQTEVAQLAHDDEAMRHHALVNLDKGIDRATRLVDQLLTLSRLDAESSPEGMQPVQFNELLQQAVIAHYHTAQTAGIELTLDLPDTPVIRQGHPLLLTLLVRNLLDNAIRYSYEGGTVSLTLTERGFQVADNGPGISEEALARIGERFYRPPGQEKSGSGLGISIINNIAKLHHMRVTFTNQPGGGLIVSVNW; encoded by the coding sequence ATGAACCGACTCAGCCTGCGTTTACGCCTGATTGCTGGTTTTACGCTGCTGACATTGATTTGCTGGGGCGTAGCCAGTCTGCTTTCGTGGTATCAAACGCGTCATAACATCAATGAGCTATTTGATACCCAGCAAATGCTGTTTGCCAAACGTCTTGCCACGATGAACCCCGATGAATTGCGAATTCAGTCGACTTCTCTGCCCAAAACCAAAAGTCTGGTACATAAGGATCGAGGCAAGCAGGACGACGATGCCCTAGCCTTCGCCATTTTTACCCGCGATGGGAAGATGGTGCTGAACGATGGTGAGAACGGCAAAGATTTTATTTTTGACTACCAGCGAAATGGCTTTACCGACGGCAGGTTACGCGATGACAACGACGCCTGGCGCATCGTCTGGTTAACGACAGCAGATGAACGTTATGTGATCGCTGTCGGACAAGAGTGGGAATACCGTCAGGACATGACGCTGGATATTGTAAAAACCAACCTGATGCCCTGGCTGTTCGCACTGCCGATCATGCTGGCGCTGCTGTTCTGGCTGGTAACGCGTGAACTCTCGCCGCTAAAACGCATTACCGCCGAGCTTCAACAGCGTTCACCGGACGAAAGCACGCCGCTGGCAACGCAGCACGTCCCACAGGAAGTCCGCCCGCTGGTCAACGCGCTGAACCATCTGTTTTCCCGCATCAGCGACATGCTGGTTCGTGAACGCCGTTTTACCTCCGATGCCGCTCACGAATTGCGTAGCCCGCTGGCAGCGTTGAAAGTCCAAACCGAAGTCGCACAGCTGGCGCATGATGATGAAGCCATGCGGCACCATGCGCTGGTCAATCTGGATAAAGGCATCGATCGGGCCACACGGCTGGTGGATCAGCTCCTGACGCTGTCGCGGTTGGATGCCGAATCATCTCCCGAAGGGATGCAGCCCGTCCAGTTCAATGAACTACTGCAACAGGCGGTGATCGCGCACTACCACACGGCGCAAACCGCAGGTATCGAACTGACGCTGGATTTACCGGACACCCCGGTTATCCGGCAGGGCCACCCGCTGCTGCTGACTCTGCTGGTACGCAATCTGCTGGATAACGCTATTCGCTACAGCTATGAAGGGGGAACGGTAAGCCTGACGCTGACAGAGCGCGGCTTTCAGGTTGCCGATAACGGACCGGGCATTAGCGAGGAGGCGCTGGCAAGAATTGGCGAACGTTTTTATCGTCCGCCGGGGCAAGAGAAATCCGGTAGCGGTCTGGGGATTTCCATCATCAACAACATCGCTAAATTGCACCACATGCGGGTCACGTTCACCAATCAGCCCGGAGGCGGGCTGATTGTGTCGGTGAATTGGTAA
- the rbsD gene encoding D-ribose pyranase, with protein sequence MKKATLLNSDISSVISRLGHTDSLVIGDAGLPIPETTTRIDLALTHNVPTFLQVVSVVTSEMQVEAAILAEEIIEKNPAVHDALLDQLKQLEQHQGNSIALHYVSHEEFKTQSGKSRAIIRSGECSPYANIILCAGVTF encoded by the coding sequence ATGAAAAAAGCAACATTATTGAATTCAGATATTTCTTCCGTGATTTCTCGACTGGGGCATACCGATAGCCTTGTGATTGGCGATGCCGGTTTACCGATTCCTGAAACGACGACCCGTATCGATCTGGCGTTGACGCATAACGTGCCGACGTTCTTGCAGGTTGTTAGCGTTGTCACCAGCGAAATGCAGGTCGAGGCCGCTATTCTGGCGGAAGAGATTATTGAAAAGAACCCCGCTGTCCATGACGCATTACTCGATCAATTGAAGCAACTTGAACAACACCAGGGAAACTCAATTGCATTGCACTATGTTAGCCATGAAGAATTTAAAACCCAAAGCGGCAAAAGCCGGGCGATCATTCGCAGCGGAGAGTGTTCCCCGTATGCCAATATCATCCTTTGTGCTGGCGTAACGTTCTGA